A window of Phycisphaerales bacterium contains these coding sequences:
- a CDS encoding aldehyde dehydrogenase family protein has protein sequence MVHSSLLERAPADYIDGRWIELGAGDGITSTNPAAPDEIIWQAASNIAHVEEAIAAARRAAPGWAQLPIARRHEYLRRYQQVVKAHLDRIAGLICDESGKTMAESTFEANALIGKVDITLDPTGALGRITDFEVPVSATRRGINRFKPHGVMAVIGPFNFPAHLPNGHFIPALAAGNSIVFKPSDKTPAVGQVIAEVWHEVGLPQGVFNLVQGAADVASTLVRHEGIDGILFTGSWGVGRRILEANLDRPGRIIALEMGGNNPAVVMDDADLRQAVIECVRAGFATTGQRCTCTRRVIVHEKIVDRFKRAFVEAARSLTIGPGRSEPGPFMGPVINEATVEAVIDFQSRLASRRGKILLEARKARDIGHFISPGVVEVDGSHYRPGDAEHDCEVFGPMVQLSTCRDLDDAIAQANATQYGLAAAVFTRDAEAAERFFWQVRAGCINWNTGTAGASSKLAFGGLGHSGNHRPAGAFSVDYCAYPVAAMVETSGDAAVPAGMAFDDDWLR, from the coding sequence ATGGTTCACTCTTCACTGCTCGAACGGGCCCCGGCGGATTACATCGACGGCCGGTGGATCGAACTGGGCGCGGGCGATGGAATTACCTCTACGAACCCTGCAGCGCCTGATGAGATCATCTGGCAGGCCGCGTCGAACATCGCGCATGTCGAAGAGGCCATCGCGGCAGCGCGGCGGGCGGCGCCGGGATGGGCGCAACTGCCCATCGCGCGGCGGCACGAGTATCTCCGCCGCTACCAGCAGGTCGTCAAGGCGCACCTCGATCGCATCGCAGGACTGATCTGCGATGAGAGCGGCAAGACGATGGCCGAGTCCACGTTTGAAGCCAACGCGCTGATCGGCAAGGTGGACATCACGCTCGATCCGACGGGCGCGCTCGGCCGCATCACCGATTTCGAAGTGCCCGTCAGCGCGACGCGGCGCGGCATCAACCGCTTCAAGCCGCACGGCGTGATGGCCGTCATCGGGCCGTTCAACTTTCCCGCCCACCTGCCCAACGGCCACTTCATTCCCGCACTGGCCGCCGGCAACTCGATCGTCTTCAAACCCAGCGACAAGACCCCGGCGGTCGGACAGGTGATCGCGGAGGTCTGGCACGAGGTCGGCCTGCCTCAGGGCGTCTTCAACCTCGTGCAGGGCGCAGCGGATGTGGCTTCGACGCTGGTCAGGCATGAGGGAATCGACGGCATTCTCTTCACCGGCTCGTGGGGCGTCGGCCGGCGCATTCTCGAAGCCAACCTCGACAGGCCCGGACGCATCATCGCGCTGGAGATGGGCGGCAACAACCCGGCCGTCGTCATGGATGACGCTGATCTCCGCCAGGCGGTCATTGAGTGCGTTCGGGCCGGGTTCGCGACCACCGGCCAGCGCTGCACCTGCACGCGGCGGGTGATCGTGCACGAGAAGATCGTGGATCGATTCAAGAGGGCGTTTGTCGAGGCGGCGCGGAGCCTGACGATCGGACCCGGTCGCAGCGAGCCGGGACCGTTCATGGGACCGGTGATCAATGAAGCGACCGTTGAGGCGGTGATCGACTTCCAAAGCCGCCTGGCGAGTCGCCGCGGCAAGATACTCCTTGAGGCGAGGAAAGCTCGGGACATCGGGCACTTCATCTCACCCGGCGTTGTTGAAGTGGATGGTTCCCATTACAGACCCGGCGACGCCGAGCACGATTGCGAAGTCTTCGGGCCGATGGTTCAGCTGAGCACCTGCCGCGATCTGGATGACGCCATCGCCCAGGCCAACGCAACGCAATACGGCCTGGCGGCTGCGGTCTTCACGCGCGACGCCGAGGCGGCGGAGCGCTTTTTCTGGCAGGTGCGAGCCGGATGCATCAACTGGAACACCGGCACAGCGGGCGCCTCGAGCAAGCTCGCGTTCGGCGGGCTCGGGCACAGCGGGAACCACCGACCGGCCGGTGCGTTCAGCGTGGACTACTGCGCCTATCCGGTCGCGGCGATGGTCGAGACCTCCGGCGACGCGGCGGTTCCGGCGGGCATGGCCTTTGACGACGACTGGCTGCGATAA